The segment GAAAAGATGGGAACCAAATCAAACTTTTtcaaataatcatttaataatttcaccACCTTTTCGGTGTCTTCCATTTCCATTTTCCTAAATCCAGGAGTTTTAGGTGTATCTGGGAGTTTAAACAACTTGAGCGTTCTTTGCATAGTCATGTTCCTAGACAAATGACTAAACTTAATGTCAATTAACTTTTTTGGATTAAGTGATCTGTGCCAGTAACGACATGTGGCAATTGGTTTTGGTAAAACAATACCAGCTGTATACACTCCTTGAAATATACCAGTTAAGTTCACTCTACGGGTTATTTCCCTAATCAACACAGGAGCCACACGCTTAGCACGAAGTTTTTTATGTACACacaaaaaatttatttcaacaacTGTTTGCACATGATCATATATTCTTAATTGAGCCGGAATGGCTGAAATGAAACCTACCAGCCGGCCAGATTTAACCACACGAACTCCACAATGCCATTCCATCTTCCAACCGGGAGGCTGGAGAGCCCACTTCAAAAAGTCAGTTTGATAGTCAAAACGAAACATGCAGTCATCATCTTCAACATAATTCTCATTTAACAGTGTATACAATTCTTTTAACACCAAAGGCTCATTCAAATTAAGCGTGTCCCATTTAAATCCATCTGGTAGGGTATAAGGTTCAGCACGAATTTCGTCTCGTGTCTTAGGAGGTTCTATAGGTTCGTTTGAGACAATTTTTTCATCCATTTTAGGAACAGGCTGAGTAGACCAAAATTGATAAGATTTATGTAAAGCTTCTTCGGCTGTTTTGGCGGGTTTTTGCTGTAAATTTAATACTTCCATTGCCATTTTCAAGTCTTTTAGAGAAATGTTTTGATGTCCATCAGCATCGAGCGTAGACACTAACCCGTCATTAGCCGCGGTCACATCGTGGTCGCCATCTCCACCATtccgcttttttttatttttacttttcttctTTTGTTGCTTGTCTTCTGCATCTTTTGGATACTCATTAGATTGGGCAGCTTGAGTGTcttccatttttattatatttaaatgtaataatggCCCTTTTGGTCACACAATCTGACACAGTGACAACTAAAAAGTCAACTTGATGATTGATCAAACctcaaaattgaattgaaaattcCAAATTCtaaaaccataaatatattttttactcgtTCCATACAAAGCGGCTAAGGTCAAATACTTATCTGCCAAGATAAACTATACTATTACTACAAAAAAAGTATGTACCTATGTAGGgccatctatattttttaattctaagaagtacaaatatgttttttttgcttAGAGTAAGTACCTATAAAGAGCTTCACGATGTAGCCGCCAAGGAAGTAGATCCTAGGTAGCCGCCTCAGAACAAGTGCTTGTCattagagttgggtaggacatgacatgaaaaagagtttgtaagagtagcctctttttagcattgagccggtacaatgtcctacttcaaatgaggcgaggcgtagtgaggctcaGCGCTTCAATGCGTgtcttacagtattttttaatgttaacattgaaaatatttccctctcgatcgcgactcgaaacgcagtaatgtaatgttcattgtaaaataacgtcctattgtaactTGTAGTATGCAGTTCTCTACCTCACTTTCCTCGTCCTATAGTTTACCAAagacggagaatgagtaacgcgacagccgcgacataaaatttgaagtagtacaatatataattttgagtcactcttacattttgacgtcatgtaccggacaaatgtaccgcctcttgtgTGTCCTACTCAACGTtacttgtcattgttctgaggtagCCGCACACGAGTCggacatagttttttttttgtgttaccacataattaatgtttcccaacttatgtcaaaaaatgtacatatttgttatgaaaaataaacttgcAAAGGAGAAACACaatcaaatatacaaaaaaattaagttttcttgtgaactatataatattatcaagatcatattcatattgatttttctATTGTAGCACTTGATTGAAAAAATCATCCAGATTTAATACAATGCATATGATGCATAAGAAATGCACCAGCAATGTAACCACGTTGCTTTCAGTTACATAAAGGCATCTACTTACAAGGACCATAATAGATTGGCCCCTGGCTCAACATAATGCTTTATCTTTAGCCACTGAAGATGTTTTATACAATTAGTATTATTGTCACATAAACATGACTAGCCTATTGTGTAAATTTCGTAATTTATCATTACGATTGCtagtacatttattaaaaaaaaaaaactattttcactTCTAAATATCTATATGATATAACTTTTGAAAGCAAAATGTAATGGTTTTCAAAAGGTGATTGTTCTAAAATATGTGTATGTAAACCAGGAAATAAAGATTTACTAACAAATTTTAATcacttttaaagttattttgggGAACTGtgcttatttcaaatatatactaACTTAATTAATGATTCACTTCGTGTGTTAAGTATttcaaaagatatattttatgtaagtgtagaatgtttaaaatttgcgAATGGCTGATACCACAAAATATggttataagaaattaaaaattcatatttctGTGGAAAATTCATGTTAGGtacctaatattaaaatagaaagacTTGCCTAAAGAGCATTATCAGAGTCGACCCTAGTTGATGTAGCCTTATGACGTGTGCTGAATGTGTATGTTCTATATTCCAAGAAATAAACATGCCAATTTCTAGATGCTTTTAAATAACAATCATCGGCCAGTTCTTGCGCTTGCTACCTGCAGCGCGGTTGGAAGGGCAGAGTGCGTAGCACGTCACGTGTTGGTGGGACCAAAAAACATTTCTACCAATAATAGAGTACTCGTTTGAGATTTCCTCTTCAACTTCTCCAATCACCAACCCAAATCATCTTATTACTTTTCTTTCGTAATGCCTAAGTTCTTGGATGtacttattacattataagCAAAACAGTGATTTTATTTAGTTCTTTACGGAAGGTTTTCCATTTTCACTGCACTTATTTTTCTTTGGAGAACTTCCTAATAAATGGCACGTGTTTGGAAAATTCGCATTCAGTACATTATATGGTTATTCAAATGTTTACTTAATAAACTAGTATATCTTCACAGGCAAATGTAGTCTAAATGGCATGTCTATCTTTTCCTTAGTACCATGGTTCGGACCGGATGAACTAATAATTTCACGAAGAGCAAAGAGCTGTTGAGAACGatctctatattttattacattgtaaacaaaaacaGCACAGAGAACTGTACTCTGAAGTCTGTTCACACTAATAACGACCTAACTAAACTATGCTCTAACGGTAAGACGACGAGATCTCCCAGGTCGCCGAAATTCTTTGGCAATGCTTTTTTTTTGTGCACTTGCAATCTCCTCATCGGTTGTCCCCTCTCCCCCTTACCTCTAGTTTCCACCATCATTTGAATAGATACCAAAAAATGAggtaaataagaatatttttagtttgATAACAGTTCTTTAGATGTCTGAAGCTGGTGATAATAGACAGTCAATGcgataatgtatataaaatttactattttaaatacctaTGCGGCAACATTTTTCCTTATAGCATTCGATAGAAATACGTCGATGGAAGGGAATTGATTTCGGTAGCCCTAGCATTTCTTTCTATTAAGCCTTGTCATATTTTAACCCGTTTCTAATAATCGACACTTCGGAGAGGTAAGATCCTGGCAAGGTTATAGGCAATTTCGATACCGGGAAACATATAGTGAgacttttatgccggaaaacttcttcacgcgggcgaatccgcgagTAAAGGGtagtactaaataaaacaacattttatttgtgaatattccacagtatatataacaaatcataaaagtacatattttaatcaGTAACCTAGAGACCAAGTTTACAATCCAAGGTATCAAAATGTTTACcgatatagaaagaaagaaaaatgaaaGAACAAAAAGCCAACTCCATATCTGAGacatcaaaatataatgaatatgaaaagaaaaaatatctgacatgaataaaaactaaaaccaaacTTCTTAGTCAATGTAAAAAGTCCTGAATAGTGTAACTTTTTCAAAATGTAGAAATGTTGATAgttacatttgtttttgtttgcggAAATACACCCCAAAATTCATAGTAAAATACAAACATGTTTTTGGGTGCACTCAGCATTTTAacttttttcaatttttatttattattttttaatttttttttatgatcgggattgataaacaatattaaaggagttcaaagcaaaaaaaattaacacaaggCAATATTAATTCTAATCACCAGCTACATGGGCAGTGGTTATTATTACTCCTTTTTAGTTGCTTGTTGTTTAGCCTGATGGGCTTGTAATACAGCAACTGCTTCATCCACTTTAGCTTTGAGAGATTCTCCATGTTCCAACATATGGAGAAGCTCTGAATTATCAATTTCCAAAAGCATTCCGGTAATTTTACCTGCCAAATCAGGATGCATTCTTTGTATAAGTGGGAAAAGTCTTTCACCTAGCATCTGTTTTTGCTCTTGTAAGGGAGCGGCAGCTAACATAGTAGCAGTTAATGGCTCTTGACCTTGAATGTGGACTGCAGGTTGCGGTGCCGGTGGATTTCGCATATTAGCAGTATACTTATAACCTGCTGGGCGACTACTTTGAGTAACAAGAGGTGCACGAATAGATGCTGCTGCTGTTGCCACACCTTGTTGACCAGTAATTGGCCTAGCCCCCAAAGATGTACGCAGAGTAGCTTGAGCAGGCGCCCTTGGTGCAGGACGATACGGTGGTTGCATATTGGCATATGCTGAAGCTGCGGTTTGAGTACTAGGCCTGACAGGAGGTTGAGCAGTCCAACGAGGCGATGGTCTTATCTGAGTCATTTGTGCTGGACCATAGAAACGTTGAGCAGGTGGTATTGTTGGCACAAAATATCCGCCGGCCCCACCTGGTTGGAATATTTGACCCATTTGTTGCATTCGCACACTTGCCATACGTTGCATATATTGGGATGTTAGATGAGCTTTCCGGTCTTCTTTACGTTGAGCTAATGCTACATAAAGCGGTTTCGTGCCTACAATGCGTCCATTCATCTCTGTAACAGCTTTTGTAGCTTCTTCGGGGGATGAAAAGCAGACAAAACCAAAGCCTTTACTGCGTCCATCTTCCAACATAacctatgaaataaaaaaatatataatttatatataagccTAGAACTAAAGATTAACAGTTGGATGTTCCATTCGACCGCGCTAAATGCAGATGGTCCCCTCGACCCTTCTCATAGTTCCAGCCCGTGTGTCGACGAATACGATAATAATGTTTAGGTTGTTAGCTCGCTACGACTATGCGCATCCATATCTCATCCTACCTCATTGACCATCTGGAGGCAAAGGTGGCAATCCGTTactgggttgccctcagcatgttTGTTTAATTGTCAAGGGTTGCGAGCCCCTAAATCGCTCACCAAAAAGTCCAGTGTCTTTGTATAAGCCAGCCCTTGTCAGACTAACAAACGTAGGgtcattatacaaaaaaaacgaTGTCAGGTATAGACATACATACAAAGAGGAGCAAGTACCTTTATGACAGAATCATCTAAATAGCATAATATTTGAAAgctttgttgaaaaataaaatgtagtacACAACACATTTTGGTTATATCCCACAATTAGTAAACATTGTTATTACACACAATTAATTTCAAtgccaatatataatatttgtattgaggagtataataaattattgagaaaTATTACATAACAAATCTACAAAAATGTATGTCCTCAAATATCTAatggaaattttttttttatatgcaggGAATAAATAAACAGgttataaagctttaaaatttggTAGAAGGGGTGGCCGACAATTAACAGTatgtaatagcaaactgtgacatCACCATACGTTACTAGTCATAATGCTGGATTCATGACCCACTACACTTCTTCTTACActtacaatatttcaaatcttgattaaaattttgcaattttttttttattatattctgttgtatatgtacaaaatcgaaca is part of the Manduca sexta isolate Smith_Timp_Sample1 chromosome 10, JHU_Msex_v1.0, whole genome shotgun sequence genome and harbors:
- the LOC115455631 gene encoding glycylpeptide N-tetradecanoyltransferase 2; this translates as MEDTQAAQSNEYPKDAEDKQQKKKSKNKKKRNGGDGDHDVTAANDGLVSTLDADGHQNISLKDLKMAMEVLNLQQKPAKTAEEALHKSYQFWSTQPVPKMDEKIVSNEPIEPPKTRDEIRAEPYTLPDGFKWDTLNLNEPLVLKELYTLLNENYVEDDDCMFRFDYQTDFLKWALQPPGWKMEWHCGVRVVKSGRLVGFISAIPAQLRIYDHVQTVVEINFLCVHKKLRAKRVAPVLIREITRRVNLTGIFQGVYTAGIVLPKPIATCRYWHRSLNPKKLIDIKFSHLSRNMTMQRTLKLFKLPDTPKTPGFRKMEMEDTEKVVKLLNDYLKKFDLVPIFSEEDFKHWFIPQVGIIDSFVVEAPDGAITDFVSYYTLPSTVVYHPVHKTLKAAYSFYNVATKTPWTDLMLDGLITARNSGFDVFNALDLMDNKKFLEPLKFGIGDGNLQYYLYNWRCPSMAPNKIGLVLQ